The following proteins are encoded in a genomic region of Leifsonia psychrotolerans:
- a CDS encoding copper resistance CopC family protein has product MARVPPFLALAAAASVALVGAIFFLQVTPAQAHEQLASSSPAENERLTAAPAEIELNFTNEILTIGAIVRVTDPAGITWHQGEPTLTGSRAVMRVDPALPSGSYTAAWRVVSADGHPISGVIPFTVETGIPGTTGVPGTTGIPGTTGATDAADSAASGSDAAAAENAAGSAGPASTSPSGPSGLLRSVLIGIIGSLVAGSIAAAAWALARKTRGPKRIAEPRAAPKPDTTESVPSGPDSGSSSG; this is encoded by the coding sequence ATGGCTCGTGTTCCCCCGTTTCTAGCGTTGGCCGCTGCGGCATCTGTCGCACTGGTCGGCGCGATATTTTTCCTCCAGGTCACGCCCGCGCAGGCCCACGAACAGCTTGCTTCCAGCTCTCCCGCTGAGAACGAGCGACTGACCGCCGCCCCGGCCGAGATCGAGTTGAACTTCACCAACGAGATTCTGACAATCGGTGCGATCGTGCGGGTGACCGACCCAGCCGGCATCACCTGGCACCAGGGTGAGCCGACGCTCACCGGTTCCCGCGCCGTCATGCGGGTCGATCCGGCACTGCCGAGCGGCAGCTATACCGCCGCTTGGCGGGTGGTCTCGGCCGACGGCCATCCCATCAGTGGCGTCATCCCGTTCACGGTCGAGACCGGCATTCCGGGTACGACCGGCGTTCCGGGTACGACAGGCATTCCGGGTACGACGGGCGCCACGGATGCCGCAGATAGCGCAGCATCCGGGAGCGACGCGGCGGCCGCGGAAAACGCGGCGGGCAGTGCGGGGCCGGCATCCACCTCACCGTCGGGACCGTCGGGGCTTCTGCGCTCCGTGCTCATCGGCATCATCGGATCGCTCGTCGCCGGGAGCATCGCAGCCGCGGCCTGGGCTCTGGCACGAAAGACGCGCGGCCCGAAGCGCATCGCAGAACCCCGTGCAGCGCCCAAGCCGGACACCACTGAGTCGGTGCCGTCCGGCCCCGACTCAGGAAGCTCATCCGGCTGA
- a CDS encoding copper chaperone PCu(A)C: MRTRTTPLVTLVAAATLVLTGCGGAVEPTASAPASAHSAATASDLITLDNAWVKAAETGMTAGFGELKNSGTTDITLVAVTTAAAARAELHETVNNESGEMMMREKDGGFTVPAGGSLLLEPGANHIMLMALTQPITAGDDVRFTLTFSDDSTLTVTLPAKDYSGANENYDDATTPHSDIESDEHAGHTK, from the coding sequence ATGCGCACACGCACCACGCCACTCGTCACACTCGTCGCCGCCGCAACACTGGTTCTGACCGGATGCGGCGGCGCCGTCGAACCAACCGCATCCGCCCCCGCATCCGCTCACTCCGCGGCGACGGCCAGCGATCTCATCACCCTGGACAACGCCTGGGTGAAGGCCGCCGAAACGGGAATGACCGCGGGGTTCGGTGAGCTGAAGAACTCGGGGACGACCGATATCACCCTGGTCGCAGTCACAACCGCCGCTGCGGCGAGGGCCGAGCTGCACGAAACAGTGAACAACGAGTCCGGCGAGATGATGATGCGAGAGAAGGACGGCGGATTCACCGTTCCGGCCGGGGGAAGCCTGCTTCTCGAGCCAGGAGCGAACCACATCATGCTCATGGCCCTGACTCAGCCGATCACGGCGGGTGACGATGTTCGGTTCACCCTCACCTTCTCGGACGACTCGACACTCACCGTCACTCTTCCGGCGAAGGACTATTCGGGCGCGAACGAAAACTACGACGACGCGACGACCCCGCACTCCGACATCGAGTCGGACGAGCACGCGGGACACACCAAGTAA